Proteins from a single region of Synechococcus sp. WH 8109:
- the chlP gene encoding geranylgeranyl reductase: MLRVAVIGGGPSGSCAAEILAKAGIETWLFERKLDNAKPCGGAIPLCMVEEFDLPDEIIDRKVRNMKMISPSNREVDIKLDPLGYDENAYIGMCRREVFDAFLRNRAADLGTTLINGLVQKIDTGTDRQGPYTIHYADYSGGGPTGEQKTLAVDLIIGADGANSRVAKAMDAGDYNVAIAFQERIKLPAEEMTYYEDLAEMYVGTDVSPDFYAWVFPKYDHVAVGTGTMQQNQSLIKGLQRGIRERANKRLFQGEVIKVEAHPIPEHPRPRRVVGRMALVGDAAGYVTKSSGEGIYFAAKSGRMCAEAIVEISNNGASIPTEKQIKSTYLKRWDRKYGATYAVLDILQRIFYRNDAAREAFVEMCDDKDVQKLTFDSYLYKRVVMMNPWQQIKLTLRTLGSLIRGEALAPSVYNPVPSAVGRSDGDFLAEEAAQQIKAQAGESKEGNSKGSESKEKAGVS, from the coding sequence ATGTTGCGAGTTGCGGTGATCGGTGGTGGCCCCAGTGGCTCCTGTGCTGCCGAAATTTTGGCCAAGGCGGGAATTGAAACTTGGCTATTCGAGCGCAAACTCGATAACGCCAAACCCTGTGGTGGAGCCATTCCGCTCTGCATGGTCGAAGAGTTCGACCTGCCCGACGAAATCATTGACCGCAAGGTCCGCAACATGAAGATGATTTCCCCCTCCAACCGAGAGGTGGATATCAAACTGGACCCCCTCGGTTACGACGAAAACGCATACATCGGCATGTGCCGTCGTGAGGTGTTCGATGCCTTCCTCCGCAACAGGGCCGCTGATCTGGGCACAACCCTGATCAATGGACTGGTGCAGAAGATCGACACCGGTACAGACCGTCAGGGCCCTTACACCATTCATTACGCCGACTACAGCGGTGGTGGCCCCACCGGTGAGCAGAAGACCCTGGCCGTGGATCTGATCATCGGTGCCGATGGCGCCAACTCCCGGGTGGCGAAAGCCATGGATGCCGGTGATTACAACGTGGCCATCGCCTTCCAGGAACGGATCAAGCTTCCTGCTGAAGAGATGACCTACTACGAAGATCTTGCTGAGATGTACGTCGGAACAGACGTCTCTCCCGACTTCTATGCCTGGGTGTTCCCCAAATACGACCACGTGGCAGTGGGAACAGGAACCATGCAGCAGAACCAGAGCCTGATCAAGGGTCTGCAAAGGGGCATTCGTGAGCGAGCCAACAAGCGCCTGTTCCAGGGCGAAGTGATCAAGGTGGAAGCCCATCCGATTCCTGAGCACCCCCGTCCGCGTCGAGTTGTGGGCCGTATGGCCTTGGTGGGCGATGCAGCGGGCTACGTCACCAAGAGCTCCGGAGAAGGCATTTATTTCGCTGCCAAGAGCGGCCGGATGTGTGCCGAAGCGATTGTGGAAATCTCCAACAACGGTGCCTCCATCCCCACTGAAAAGCAGATCAAGTCGACCTACCTGAAGCGCTGGGACCGCAAATACGGCGCCACCTATGCGGTGCTTGACATCCTGCAGCGAATCTTCTATCGCAACGATGCTGCTAGGGAAGCCTTCGTCGAGATGTGCGACGACAAGGACGTGCAGAAGCTGACCTTCGACAGCTACCTGTACAAACGGGTGGTGATGATGAACCCCTGGCAGCAGATCAAGCTCACCCTCCGCACCCTGGGCAGCCTGATCCGGGGCGAAGCCCTGGCTCCATCGGTTTACAACCCTGTTCCTTCGGCCGTTGGCCGTTCCGACGGTGATTTCCTGGCGGAGGAAGCGGCCCAGCAGATCAAGGCTCAGGCTGGCGAATCCAAGGAGGGGAACTCCAAAGGTTCCGAGTCGAAGGAAAAAGCCGGCGTCTCCTGA
- the glyS gene encoding glycine--tRNA ligase subunit beta — translation MTATFLLEIGTEELPADFVRQALDQLQQRVSRDLREARLAHGAVSVFGTPRRLVVSVADLEDRQPDLQEDRKGPPVAQAFKDGIPGPAAIGFAKRCGVDPSALEQRDTPKGPCVFATVLTPGQACVELLQGLIPQWIDALQGRRFMRWGTGAQRFSRPIRWLLSLKGSEVIPVVLGGADPEVRSDRFSRAHRLHGDEPLSIASAEQFGETLAAAGVVVDRAERAKRIRTSLDQSAQAANGTPDCPESLFEELVDLVEDPKILEGTIAERFLQLPPEVISTVMQAHQRYVPLKVPGLEADPLRLTAEAVLRPQFLLVGNGLAPASSLIVRGNERVLGARLADAEFFLDVDRRQSSASRREALDRVTFAEGLGSLLDRSERIERLTGLLLKQLGLDESVVDTAERAAHFCKNDLVSQMVGEFPELQGLMGGKYLLEEGEPRDVALAVVEHYLPRGAGDALPATPAGAVVALAERLELLLSIFAKGQRPTGSSDPYALRRAGNGVVQILWGMAWRLDLMAFLSIAVEEWAAQFPAFAVDASQLHYDLCQLMRQRIVSQLEDDGFAPDLVQAVAGDAVSSQRLLSDPLDVKQRIQLLRDLRDSGQLDAVQAVVQRAAKLAEKGDLARDQLVAGDVVKPGRFESASEKDLFAALEQLQPLAQQRSYQSLADALVAATPALQAFFDGDTSVMVMVDDAALRLNRLNLLAVLRNQASVLAEFESIQSK, via the coding sequence GTGACGGCAACCTTTCTTCTGGAAATCGGCACCGAGGAGCTTCCTGCCGATTTCGTCAGGCAAGCGCTTGACCAGCTGCAGCAACGGGTGAGCCGTGATCTGCGTGAGGCAAGGCTTGCCCATGGAGCGGTGTCGGTGTTCGGCACCCCCCGGCGTCTGGTGGTCTCCGTCGCTGATTTGGAAGACCGCCAACCCGATCTTCAGGAAGACCGCAAGGGCCCTCCCGTGGCTCAGGCCTTCAAGGACGGCATCCCAGGGCCAGCGGCGATCGGTTTCGCTAAGCGCTGCGGGGTTGATCCCTCAGCTCTTGAGCAGCGTGACACTCCGAAGGGGCCTTGCGTCTTCGCAACAGTGCTCACCCCCGGCCAAGCCTGCGTTGAACTGCTTCAGGGGCTGATCCCCCAATGGATTGATGCTTTGCAGGGTCGGCGGTTCATGCGCTGGGGCACAGGAGCCCAGCGCTTCAGCCGCCCGATCCGCTGGCTGCTGTCGCTCAAGGGTTCAGAGGTGATCCCGGTCGTGCTGGGCGGTGCTGACCCCGAGGTCCGCAGCGATCGTTTCAGCCGTGCCCACCGTCTCCATGGTGACGAGCCACTCTCCATCGCATCAGCGGAGCAGTTTGGAGAGACCCTTGCCGCCGCAGGCGTTGTTGTCGATCGTGCGGAGCGGGCCAAACGAATTCGCACCAGCCTGGACCAGTCGGCACAGGCCGCCAACGGAACTCCCGACTGTCCGGAGTCGCTGTTTGAGGAACTGGTGGATCTGGTTGAAGACCCCAAGATTCTCGAGGGAACCATTGCTGAGCGGTTCCTGCAGCTTCCTCCGGAGGTGATAAGCACAGTGATGCAGGCCCATCAGCGTTATGTACCGCTGAAGGTGCCTGGTCTGGAGGCTGACCCGCTCCGACTCACCGCTGAGGCTGTGCTTCGGCCCCAGTTCCTTTTGGTGGGCAATGGCCTGGCCCCGGCGTCGTCCTTGATTGTTCGCGGGAATGAGCGTGTCCTTGGAGCTCGCCTGGCGGATGCCGAATTTTTCCTAGATGTTGACCGGCGTCAGTCCAGCGCATCTCGGCGTGAGGCCCTCGACCGTGTCACCTTCGCCGAAGGATTGGGCAGTCTTCTGGACCGCTCCGAGCGAATCGAGCGGCTCACGGGCCTTCTGTTGAAGCAACTCGGTCTTGATGAGAGCGTGGTGGATACGGCCGAGCGTGCCGCTCATTTCTGCAAGAACGATCTGGTCAGCCAGATGGTGGGTGAGTTCCCTGAACTTCAGGGCCTGATGGGGGGCAAATACCTCCTGGAGGAGGGAGAACCCCGTGATGTTGCTCTCGCTGTGGTGGAGCACTATCTGCCCCGGGGAGCCGGTGATGCTCTGCCCGCAACTCCCGCGGGAGCCGTTGTGGCCTTGGCGGAACGACTCGAGCTGTTGCTCAGCATCTTTGCCAAGGGACAGCGGCCGACCGGATCCTCAGACCCCTATGCCCTGCGGCGGGCTGGCAATGGTGTTGTGCAGATTCTCTGGGGCATGGCCTGGCGCCTAGACCTCATGGCCTTCCTCAGCATCGCCGTAGAGGAATGGGCTGCTCAGTTCCCGGCCTTTGCGGTGGATGCCAGCCAACTGCACTACGACCTCTGTCAGCTTATGCGGCAGCGGATCGTGTCTCAACTGGAAGATGACGGCTTTGCGCCTGATCTGGTGCAGGCCGTGGCTGGTGATGCCGTCTCCAGCCAGCGTCTGCTCAGTGATCCCCTGGATGTAAAACAGCGAATTCAACTGTTGCGTGACCTTCGGGACAGCGGTCAGCTGGATGCCGTCCAGGCGGTGGTGCAGCGGGCAGCGAAGCTTGCTGAAAAAGGTGATCTGGCACGGGATCAGCTTGTGGCCGGAGATGTGGTTAAGCCGGGACGGTTCGAGTCAGCCAGTGAGAAGGATCTGTTCGCAGCTCTGGAGCAGCTGCAGCCATTGGCTCAGCAGCGGTCCTATCAGTCCCTTGCTGATGCCCTCGTCGCGGCAACCCCGGCGCTCCAGGCCTTCTTTGATGGTGACACCAGCGTGATGGTGATGGTCGACGATGCTGCGCTGAGGCTCAATCGCCTCAACCTGTTGGCGGTCCTGCGCAATCAGGCTTCGGTCTTGGCCGAATTTGAATCGATTCAATCCAAATGA
- a CDS encoding NADPH-dependent assimilatory sulfite reductase hemoprotein subunit, whose amino-acid sequence MAVAETGTQSLSKAEQRKLDSDHLRDPLLSELSNDDVRFTEDAVQLLKFHGSYQQHHRELRKTDKIRSWQMMLRLRSPGGRIPARLFLALDDLSNRLGDGTLRATTRQAFQMHGIAKADLKEVIGTIVRNMGSTLAACGDINRNVMAPPAPFEKGGYPVARRLADEIADLLSPEAAEGAYLDLWVDGDLSYRFKPSRAVQKARKRQSEGGVFSGSIDEPLYGDTYLPRKFKVAVTVPGDNSVDLLTQDIGLVAFTDPSGDLRGCNVYVGGGMGRTHNKEETFARTADPLGYVDAADVLDVVQAILALQRDHGDREVRKHARMKYLLHDKGIQWFRDTLCATYFKGSLKGLRNEPKAKLLDYLGWHRQKAGMWFVGLPLLCGRLNGDLKAGLRELVETYQLEIRLTANQDLLLCNIGTSQRASIRTQLEALGFAVPEAPAPLARHAIACPALPTCGLAITESERILPNVLDRLDAQLRRLEIEKSLLVRMTGCPNGCARPYMAELGLVGNGVNQYQLWLGGTPNLQRLARPYMEKLPLDDLEKTLEPLLLSWKAAGGRRSFGDHIEKLGDQEVSALLTASA is encoded by the coding sequence TTGGCAGTGGCGGAAACAGGAACTCAATCGCTGTCCAAGGCAGAGCAGCGCAAGCTGGACAGCGACCATCTACGTGACCCGTTGTTGAGCGAGCTCAGCAACGACGATGTTCGCTTCACGGAAGATGCCGTTCAACTGCTGAAGTTTCACGGCAGCTACCAACAGCACCACCGCGAACTGCGAAAAACGGACAAGATCCGCAGTTGGCAAATGATGCTGCGGCTGCGCAGTCCGGGCGGACGCATCCCTGCCCGGCTGTTCCTCGCACTCGATGACCTCTCCAACCGCCTTGGGGACGGAACTCTGCGGGCCACCACCCGTCAAGCCTTCCAGATGCACGGCATCGCCAAGGCCGACCTGAAAGAGGTAATCGGCACCATCGTTCGCAACATGGGCTCGACCCTGGCGGCCTGCGGGGACATCAACCGCAATGTGATGGCACCACCAGCTCCTTTTGAGAAAGGCGGGTATCCCGTGGCACGGCGCCTGGCAGATGAAATCGCTGATCTGCTTAGCCCCGAAGCGGCCGAGGGGGCCTATCTCGACCTTTGGGTGGACGGTGACCTGAGTTATCGCTTCAAGCCCAGCCGAGCCGTTCAGAAGGCCAGAAAGCGTCAGAGCGAAGGCGGCGTTTTTTCCGGCAGCATCGACGAACCTCTCTACGGGGACACCTACCTACCCCGGAAATTCAAGGTGGCCGTCACCGTGCCAGGTGACAACTCTGTTGACCTACTCACCCAGGACATCGGCCTGGTGGCCTTCACCGACCCCTCCGGCGATCTGCGGGGCTGCAACGTCTACGTGGGCGGTGGCATGGGCCGCACCCACAACAAGGAGGAGACCTTCGCCCGCACGGCGGATCCTTTGGGTTATGTCGATGCGGCCGACGTTCTGGATGTGGTTCAGGCGATCCTGGCTCTGCAACGGGATCACGGTGATCGGGAGGTGCGCAAGCACGCCCGCATGAAGTATCTGCTGCACGACAAGGGAATCCAATGGTTCCGCGACACCCTCTGCGCGACCTACTTCAAGGGAAGCCTCAAGGGCCTACGAAATGAGCCGAAGGCCAAGCTTTTGGACTATCTCGGCTGGCATCGCCAGAAGGCAGGGATGTGGTTCGTGGGACTGCCTCTGCTCTGTGGTCGCCTGAACGGAGATCTCAAGGCAGGGCTGAGGGAGCTCGTGGAGACCTACCAGCTGGAGATTCGCCTCACCGCCAATCAAGACCTGCTGCTGTGCAACATCGGCACCTCCCAGCGAGCCAGCATTCGAACCCAGCTGGAAGCCCTCGGGTTTGCGGTCCCTGAAGCTCCAGCACCTCTGGCAAGGCATGCCATCGCCTGCCCAGCTCTACCCACCTGCGGGCTCGCCATCACCGAATCAGAGCGCATCCTTCCGAATGTTCTGGATCGCCTCGATGCCCAGCTGCGACGGCTCGAGATTGAGAAGTCCCTGCTTGTGCGGATGACCGGCTGCCCCAACGGTTGTGCCCGCCCCTACATGGCGGAGCTGGGCTTGGTGGGCAACGGGGTCAACCAGTACCAGCTGTGGCTCGGCGGCACCCCCAACCTTCAGCGTCTGGCACGCCCCTACATGGAGAAGCTGCCCTTGGATGATCTGGAGAAAACCCTCGAGCCGCTCCTCCTCAGCTGGAAAGCCGCAGGTGGACGTCGCAGCTTCGGGGACCACATAGAGAAGCTGGGTGATCAAGAAGTCAGCGCTCTGTTGACGGCCTCGGCGTAG
- a CDS encoding M15 family metallopeptidase, protein MRPWSLIPIEDCGEPLQALPPALLRMEPHPYMALGAPYGALGHPFQLRMGVVQRLLDAQQQLVERDPSLRLSIFDAWRPIAVQAFMVDHSIAELCLERGVELRSGHAFDQVVADVGRFWAAPSREPATPPPHSTGAAVDLTLSSTDGTPLAMGGEIDAIGAVSEPQHYAGREDSEAPRWHQRRQLLAEVMGAAGFAQHPNEWWHYSFGDQLWAWRKGAAVAFYAEAVNRALTS, encoded by the coding sequence ATGCGCCCTTGGAGTCTCATTCCGATCGAAGATTGCGGCGAGCCTTTGCAAGCGCTGCCTCCCGCTTTGTTGCGGATGGAACCTCACCCGTACATGGCGCTGGGGGCGCCCTATGGGGCGTTGGGGCATCCCTTTCAATTGCGCATGGGGGTTGTTCAGCGCCTCCTGGATGCTCAGCAGCAGCTGGTCGAGCGTGATCCCAGCCTGCGCCTGAGCATTTTTGATGCTTGGCGCCCGATCGCCGTGCAGGCCTTCATGGTGGACCACAGCATCGCGGAACTCTGCCTTGAACGCGGCGTAGAACTGCGCTCGGGGCACGCTTTCGATCAGGTGGTGGCCGATGTGGGGCGGTTCTGGGCCGCTCCCAGTCGGGAACCTGCGACCCCGCCTCCCCACAGCACCGGTGCAGCTGTTGATCTCACCCTGAGCAGCACCGATGGAACGCCACTGGCCATGGGGGGAGAGATTGATGCCATAGGTGCGGTGTCTGAACCGCAGCACTACGCCGGTCGGGAGGATTCCGAAGCTCCGCGCTGGCATCAACGCCGGCAGTTGCTCGCTGAAGTTATGGGAGCAGCAGGCTTTGCTCAGCATCCGAACGAATGGTGGCACTACTCATTCGGTGATCAGCTCTGGGCCTGGCGAAAGGGTGCAGCTGTGGCGTTCTACGCCGAGGCCGTCAACAGAGCGCTGACTTCTTGA
- the recG gene encoding ATP-dependent DNA helicase RecG, whose protein sequence is MLPIQRSLGLEADRGFQNLQGRQQRFHAFLQQQLAAPPAVPFPQGVSERMSKLSSGFADYPDLPDSARRRLVTDARQWLHELRHRLEPSAPMAAPRLKVQASPQQRASSPLQLDSPITQIRGVGPKFAARLASIGLLLVRDLLRYYPRDHVDYSAMRRIEALVSGETATIVATIRRCNGFVSPRNTNLAIIELQLQDPTGRLKVSRFLAGKRFSSPAYFKGQQRLYPVGATVAVSGLVKDGPYGITFQDPLIEVLDSPSSPVKSPSIGRIFPVYPLTEGVGADRFRSLIDQVLPLAASWPDPLPAAIQRQFLLPALSEALQALHAPKDRESLDRGRRRLVFDEFLLLQLGLLRRRQALRSRTGPDLDLQSSSNGLVGEFMDLLPFRFTAAQQRVFQEIEADLARNEPMARLVQGDVGSGKTVVAIAALLSTIASGWQGALMAPTEVLAEQHYRNLCQWLPQLHVSVALLTGSTPRPRRRELMDDLANGSLKVLVGTHALLEDPVVFNRLGLVVVDEQHRFGVHQRDRLLNKGLQPHLLTMTATPIPRTLALSMHGDLDVSQIDELPPGRTPIRTRMLTAAKREKAYELIREEVQLGQRAYVVLPLVDESEKLELRSAVEVHAELASEVFPDLAVGLLHGRLSSAEKQAVLTDFAAGKSQVLVSTTVVEVGVDVPEASVMVIDHAERFGLAQLHQLRGRVGRGAAASHCLLINGSSNPLARQRLDVLVRSTDGFEIAEMDLRLRGPGQVLGSRQSGLPDLALASLADDGAVLEDARTAAQELLNNDPELEQNPLLRETLDAQQRRLSGGTPLN, encoded by the coding sequence ATGCTTCCCATTCAGCGCTCGCTGGGTTTGGAGGCCGACCGTGGTTTTCAGAATCTGCAGGGTCGCCAACAGCGCTTTCACGCCTTTCTGCAGCAGCAACTCGCAGCGCCTCCGGCCGTTCCCTTTCCCCAGGGGGTCAGTGAGCGCATGTCCAAGCTCAGCTCCGGCTTTGCCGATTATCCGGACCTCCCTGATTCTGCCCGCCGTCGCTTGGTCACCGATGCCCGTCAGTGGCTGCATGAGCTGCGCCATCGCCTGGAACCCTCGGCTCCGATGGCAGCGCCACGCCTGAAGGTTCAGGCATCTCCCCAGCAGCGTGCCAGCTCACCACTGCAGCTCGACAGTCCCATCACACAGATCCGTGGTGTGGGTCCGAAATTCGCGGCACGGCTGGCTTCGATCGGCCTGCTTCTGGTACGCGACCTGCTCCGCTATTACCCCCGTGATCATGTCGATTACTCCGCGATGCGCCGCATTGAGGCACTGGTGTCGGGGGAAACAGCCACGATCGTCGCCACGATTCGCCGTTGTAACGGATTCGTCAGCCCACGGAACACCAACCTCGCCATCATTGAGCTGCAGCTGCAGGACCCGACAGGTCGCCTGAAGGTGAGCCGTTTCCTGGCGGGCAAACGCTTCAGTTCTCCGGCTTACTTCAAAGGCCAGCAGCGTCTTTACCCCGTCGGTGCCACTGTGGCCGTCAGTGGTCTGGTGAAAGACGGCCCCTACGGCATCACCTTTCAGGATCCGTTGATCGAGGTGCTGGACAGCCCCTCGTCTCCGGTCAAATCACCCAGCATCGGCCGGATTTTCCCGGTGTATCCCCTCACCGAAGGGGTTGGCGCGGATCGGTTCCGCAGCCTGATCGATCAGGTCCTGCCCCTCGCGGCATCGTGGCCTGATCCTCTCCCCGCCGCGATACAGCGGCAATTCCTGCTGCCGGCACTCTCGGAGGCCCTGCAGGCCCTGCATGCGCCCAAGGACCGCGAAAGCCTCGATCGGGGACGCCGCCGGCTGGTGTTCGATGAGTTTCTGCTCCTGCAGCTCGGTCTGTTGCGCCGACGCCAGGCGCTGCGCTCCCGGACGGGCCCAGACCTGGATCTCCAATCCAGTTCCAATGGGCTTGTGGGGGAGTTCATGGATCTGCTGCCCTTCCGCTTCACTGCAGCCCAACAACGGGTGTTTCAGGAGATCGAAGCCGATCTGGCGCGCAACGAACCAATGGCCCGTCTGGTGCAGGGGGACGTCGGCTCGGGCAAAACGGTGGTTGCCATAGCAGCGTTGCTCAGCACCATTGCCTCGGGCTGGCAGGGGGCCCTGATGGCCCCCACGGAGGTGTTGGCCGAGCAGCATTACCGCAACCTCTGTCAGTGGCTGCCGCAGCTCCATGTGAGCGTCGCCTTGCTGACGGGATCCACGCCGCGGCCCCGCCGTCGGGAGCTGATGGATGACCTGGCCAACGGTTCGCTGAAGGTGCTGGTGGGCACCCATGCCTTGCTCGAGGATCCTGTCGTTTTCAACCGCCTGGGGCTGGTGGTGGTGGATGAACAGCATCGTTTCGGTGTGCATCAACGGGATCGCCTGCTCAACAAGGGCTTGCAGCCCCATCTGCTCACCATGACGGCAACACCGATCCCACGGACCCTGGCGCTTTCGATGCATGGGGATCTGGATGTCAGCCAGATTGATGAATTGCCGCCAGGGCGAACACCGATTCGCACCCGCATGCTCACGGCCGCAAAGCGGGAGAAGGCCTATGAGTTGATCCGTGAGGAGGTGCAGCTGGGCCAACGGGCCTATGTCGTTCTGCCTTTGGTAGACGAGTCGGAAAAGCTCGAGCTTCGCTCAGCCGTCGAGGTTCACGCTGAATTGGCCTCGGAGGTGTTCCCTGATCTGGCCGTTGGTTTGCTGCATGGGCGTCTCTCTAGTGCTGAAAAGCAGGCGGTACTGACCGATTTCGCTGCGGGCAAGAGCCAGGTGCTGGTGTCGACCACGGTGGTGGAGGTGGGGGTGGATGTGCCCGAAGCCAGCGTGATGGTGATCGACCATGCCGAACGCTTTGGTCTGGCACAGCTGCATCAGTTGCGGGGGCGCGTTGGCCGTGGTGCCGCCGCCTCCCATTGCCTGTTGATCAATGGCAGCTCTAATCCTCTGGCCCGCCAGCGGCTGGATGTGCTGGTGCGCTCAACCGACGGCTTTGAGATCGCCGAGATGGATCTGCGCTTGCGGGGGCCTGGCCAGGTGCTGGGGTCCCGTCAGTCGGGTCTCCCTGATCTGGCCCTGGCCAGCCTTGCCGATGATGGTGCTGTGCTGGAGGACGCACGAACAGCCGCCCAAGAGCTGTTGAACAACGATCCTGAGCTCGAGCAGAATCCTTTGCTGCGCGAGACTCTGGACGCACAACAGCGTCGCCTCAGCGGTGGCACCCCCTTGAACTGA
- the tsf gene encoding translation elongation factor Ts: protein MAAAVSAKLVKELRDKTGAGMMDCKKALAATEGDANKAVEWLRQKGIASAEKKSGRTAAEGAIGSYIHTGARVGVLVEVNCETDFVARGDMFQSLLRDVSMQVAACPNVEYVTTDEIPDEIREREKAIEMGRDDLEGKPEQMKEKIVEGRIGKRLKELALMEQPFIKDSSITVADLVKQTAGKIGENVKVRRFTRYTLGEGIEVEDNDFAAEVASMQNAG, encoded by the coding sequence ATGGCTGCTGCCGTATCCGCCAAGCTTGTCAAAGAACTGCGCGACAAGACCGGCGCGGGGATGATGGATTGCAAAAAGGCCCTGGCCGCCACAGAAGGCGATGCCAACAAGGCCGTTGAGTGGCTTCGCCAGAAAGGCATCGCCAGCGCTGAAAAAAAATCCGGCCGCACCGCCGCCGAGGGTGCCATCGGCAGCTACATCCACACCGGTGCTCGCGTGGGTGTGCTGGTTGAGGTGAACTGCGAAACTGACTTCGTGGCACGGGGCGACATGTTCCAGTCGCTACTACGTGATGTCTCCATGCAGGTGGCGGCATGCCCCAACGTTGAGTACGTCACCACCGACGAGATTCCCGACGAAATCCGTGAGCGGGAAAAGGCGATCGAGATGGGCCGTGACGATCTCGAAGGCAAGCCTGAGCAGATGAAGGAAAAGATCGTTGAGGGCCGCATCGGCAAGCGGCTCAAGGAACTCGCCCTCATGGAGCAGCCCTTCATCAAGGACAGCTCCATCACCGTTGCTGACCTCGTGAAGCAAACTGCCGGCAAGATCGGCGAGAACGTGAAAGTTCGTCGCTTCACCCGCTACACCCTGGGCGAGGGCATCGAGGTGGAAGACAACGATTTCGCTGCTGAAGTGGCGTCCATGCAGAACGCCGGCTGA
- the rpsB gene encoding 30S ribosomal protein S2: protein MAVVTLAEMMEAGAHFGHQTRRWNPKMSRYIYCARNGVHIIDLVQTAVCMNNAYKWTRSAARSGKRFLFVGTKKQASEVVALEAARCGASYVNQRWLGGMLTNWTTMKARIDRLKDLERMESSGAIAMRPKKEGAVLRRELERLQKYLGGLKNMRRLPDVVVLVDQRRESNAVLEARKLDIPLVSMLDTNCDPDLCEVPIPCNDDAVRSVQLILGRLADAINEGRHGSNDQRGGDSEG, encoded by the coding sequence ATGGCTGTCGTCACCCTCGCCGAGATGATGGAGGCTGGTGCCCACTTTGGGCACCAGACCCGTCGTTGGAACCCCAAGATGTCGCGCTACATCTATTGCGCGCGCAACGGCGTTCACATCATTGACCTTGTGCAGACAGCCGTCTGCATGAACAACGCCTACAAGTGGACCCGTTCTGCGGCACGCAGCGGCAAGCGTTTCCTCTTCGTTGGCACCAAGAAGCAAGCCTCTGAAGTTGTGGCGCTGGAAGCCGCCCGCTGTGGAGCGTCCTACGTGAACCAGCGCTGGTTGGGCGGGATGCTCACCAACTGGACCACCATGAAGGCCCGGATCGACCGTCTCAAGGATCTTGAGCGGATGGAGTCCAGCGGCGCCATCGCCATGCGCCCCAAGAAAGAAGGTGCGGTGCTGCGGCGCGAACTCGAGCGTCTCCAGAAGTATCTGGGTGGCCTCAAGAACATGCGTCGCCTTCCTGATGTTGTGGTCCTGGTGGACCAGCGTCGTGAGTCGAATGCGGTGCTCGAAGCCCGCAAGCTCGACATCCCCTTGGTTTCCATGCTGGACACCAACTGCGATCCGGATCTCTGTGAGGTGCCGATTCCCTGCAACGACGACGCCGTTCGTTCAGTGCAACTGATCCTGGGCCGTTTGGCCGATGCGATCAATGAGGGCCGCCACGGCTCCAACGATCAGCGTGGTGGCGACAGCGAAGGCTGA
- a CDS encoding glycosyltransferase family 2 protein: MFVSVVIPTYNRRPILEKCLSALEDQQLAGALQDYEVVVVDDGSTDGTPSWLSEQSHRFPHVRLIEQAHGGPAEGRNRGVDHARGDVIVFIDSDLVVTETFLATHARALQQCWQRRGDRLCFTYGAVINTANFEAPCSERHKLRDLSWAYFATGNVAIDREVLERSGLFDTGFRLYGWEDLELGERLRRMGVELVKCPDAVGYHWHPALSLDQIPRLVEVEGERARMGLVFYRKHPTRRVRLIIQFTWFHRILWEVLTLGGLINPSSLRPLLRWLIRHGYPGTAMELLRLPLNRIGVRALFREARAAGLR; encoded by the coding sequence ATGTTCGTCAGCGTCGTTATTCCGACCTACAACCGACGCCCGATCCTCGAGAAATGCCTCTCGGCACTGGAAGATCAGCAGCTTGCTGGAGCTCTTCAGGACTACGAGGTTGTTGTGGTCGACGACGGTTCCACCGATGGAACGCCGTCATGGCTGAGCGAGCAGTCCCATCGTTTTCCCCACGTGCGCCTGATCGAGCAGGCGCACGGTGGTCCTGCGGAGGGCCGGAACCGCGGTGTGGATCATGCCCGTGGCGATGTGATCGTCTTCATAGACAGCGATCTGGTGGTCACAGAAACCTTTCTGGCCACCCATGCACGGGCGTTGCAGCAGTGCTGGCAACGGCGTGGTGATCGGCTCTGCTTCACCTACGGCGCTGTCATCAACACCGCCAACTTCGAAGCACCCTGCTCGGAGCGCCACAAATTACGTGACTTGTCCTGGGCTTATTTCGCCACCGGCAATGTGGCCATCGATCGGGAGGTGCTGGAGCGCTCAGGCCTGTTTGACACCGGTTTCCGCCTCTATGGCTGGGAGGACCTGGAACTGGGTGAGCGTCTGCGGCGGATGGGGGTTGAGTTGGTGAAGTGTCCGGACGCTGTTGGTTATCACTGGCACCCCGCCCTGAGCCTCGATCAGATCCCACGACTTGTGGAAGTGGAGGGTGAACGGGCCCGTATGGGGCTTGTCTTTTACCGCAAACATCCAACCAGGCGGGTGCGGTTGATCATCCAGTTCACCTGGTTCCATCGCATCCTTTGGGAAGTGCTCACCCTCGGTGGGCTGATCAATCCCTCCAGCCTTCGCCCGTTGCTCCGTTGGCTGATCCGGCATGGCTATCCCGGAACGGCGATGGAGCTGCTTCGTTTGCCCCTCAATCGCATCGGTGTGCGTGCCCTGTTCCGTGAAGCCAGAGCGGCAGGGCTTCGCTGA